Genomic window (Jeotgalibacillus haloalkalitolerans):
GGAAACCAATGATAAAACAAATGTTTGGAGCAGGTCCTCTTTTGAGACAGACGTTCGTACGCACTATTATGAGTCTATGTTCAGGTTCCGGGACACGGAGTAAATCGCCTTTCCCATCTTTTATAGGGTGGGAGAGGTTTTTTGTGTTTGATGATGTGATGAAGTCCTTCCGGATTGCGACTACCTGGAGCGGGAAAGGTACAAGCTTACGCGGGGATTGCTGCAACTTCTGGCTGGATTGCGACAGCTTCCTGGGTGTATCGCTACAAGTTTAAAGGGAAATGCTACAAATGAAGCGGAAATACAGCAAACTAAAAATATCTCGAATTCGAGATATTTTTCTTGCATTCTTTTACAATCAGACATACAATAAGGATATAAAATATCTCAGTTTCGAGATAAAAGGAGTGGTAATCATGAAAGTAACAGGAATTCATCACGTATCAGCCATTACATCGGCTGCTGAGAAAAATCATAAATTTTTTACACAGACATTAGGCATGCGCCTTGTTAAGAAAACTGTCAATCAGGACAGCACATCTTCTTATCACTTATTTTATGCAGATGGAGTGGGCAGCCCGGGAACAGACATGACTTATTTCGATATCCCGATGGCCGGACGCACGTATCCAGGCGTTTCGAGTATTTCAAATACTGCATTCCGTGTACCAACGACTGAGTCGCTTCACTACTGGAAAAAGCGTTTTGAAGAATTGAATGTCCGTCATGATGACATTGAAAAGCGTGCGGGACGTGACACACTTTATTTTGAGGATGAAGAGGGATCACGTCTCATGCTTGTAGCGGATAACGGTGAGGAAGGCGTTGCACCGGGCGTGCCGTGGACTGGTGCTGATGTGCCTGAAGAGCATGCCATTGTGGGGCTCGGACCGGTGACCCTGACTGTACGCCGTGCGGCAAAAACCATTGCAGTACTAGAGCAGGTGCTTGGTTTTGAAAAAGTGGGTGAGTATCCAAACCGTGCCGGTGCAGAGCTGCCTGCAATACAGGTCATGTCTGTTGCGGAAGGCGGAACGGGTGCTGAAGTCCATATCGAAGAGCGGCCTGATCTTCCGCCTGAGCGTCCAGGACGGGGAAGCGTGCACCACGTGGCATTCCGGATTCCGACTTTTGAGGAGTATGAAAAGTGGGATGACCGTATCCGAAGCTTCGGTCTGATGACATCAGGCGAAGTGGACCGCTACTATTTCCGCTCAATTTACTTCCGTGAGTCAAACGGCATTCTGTTTGAGCTGGCAACTGATGAGCCGGGCTTTGCAACAGACGAGGACATGGAGCACCTTGGAGAAGAACTTTCGCTGCCGCCATTCCTTGAGCCAAAGCGCGCTCAAATTGAAGCGAGCTTAAGACCACTTGAAATCAAAAGCTGATTTGTCTGCCGTCCGGCCTGCGCCGGGCGGCTTTTATATGGGTCGGGGAGTAGGTCATTTGTCATAATTTCAGGAACCGATGTCAAAATGTCCTGAACCATACAGGTAATTTCATGAACAACAGGTGTAATCTCCGGAACCACCCAGGAAATTTCCTGAACCTCACTGGTTTTCTCCTGAACCACAACCCCACTGGTGAAAAATCCCTTGCACACTCACCAAACCTAAGTGCTATAATAGCATTGGAAAAACATTTCAATACGAACGGATAGAGGTGCTGATCATCAATGATCAGTTAAAAGGGAAGCTGGTGTAATTCCAGCGCGGTCCCGCCACTGTAAATGACTTGTGTCTGCCGCAGCCACTGTAGCTTAAGCTATGGGAAGGAGGCAGTTACTAAAGTGTCATGAGCCAGGAGACCTGCCTTGATTCCAAGCACCAGACACGCCTACGAGGATATGGGCGGGTGTTGCAGCCTCTCCGTTTTTTTACATACGGCTATACCCTGCAACCCTGCATCTCCCGCGTGAGATGTTTTTTTATTGCAAAAAATCATAAGACGGAGGAACACAAAATGAAAAAATGGTTACCAGTATTACTCGCAGCAGGCGTTCTTGCAGCCTGCTCAGACAGCACAGAGCAAACAACAGAGGAAACGCCGGCAGACGACCAGCAGGAAGAAGCAACAGAAGAGTCTGCTGAATCTGAAGCATCATCATTCCCGGTTACAGTGACTGATGCAAACGGTGATGAGATTACAATCGAAGAGCAGCCTGACGCAATTGTATCTATGCTGCCAAGTAATACAGAAATCGCATACGCACTTGGACTGGATGAAGAAATTGTTGGGGTATCTGACTTTGATAACTATCCTGAAGAAGCGATGGAAGTTGAGAAAATCGGGGGCATGGAATTTAACGTAGAAAAGATTATCTCACTTCAGCCTGATGTGGTGCTTGCGCATGCGTCAAATCCGGGCGGTGCCGATGGTCTTCAGCAGATTGAAGATGCAGGTATCCCGGTTGTGGTCATTGAAAACGCGATGACGTTTGATGAAGTGTACGACACGATTGAGATGATTGGTCAGGTGACTGGCACAACTGAAGAAGCTGAGCAGATTATTGCTGATATGCAGACTGGATTTGATGAGATTGCAGAAAAAGCAGCCGGCATTTCAGAAGAAGACCAGAAATCAGTTTTAGTAGATGTGGCAGGACCGCCTGAAATGTATGTGGCAGGAAACAACACGTTTATTCAGGAAATGCTTGATCTAATCAATGCTGAAAATGTGATGGCGGATCAGGAAGGCTTTGTTCCTTTAACAGAAGAGGAAGTTGTCTCTCGTAATCCTGATGTGGCGCTTCTCACATACGGTTATTATGTTGAAGATGCGGTGAACCAGTGGTTGACTTACGAAGGATTCAGTCAGGTGACTGCAGTAACAGAAGAGGCGGTATTTGAAGTCCCTTCTGATCCTGTTACACGTTCAGGCCCAAGACTGGTAGAAGGAACGCAGGCGCTTGCAGAAGCGATCTATCCTGATGTTTTCGCGGAATAAAGTCTGGGCGGGATATACTGTTTCCATCCTGCTCCTGCTGACTGCATTTACACTCGGGGTCACTGTTGGCTCTGTACGGGTGCCTGTTATGGAAATGCTCAGCATTTTCGCAGGTGCATTCAGTAATAGAGAAGCACTGGATCCGATGTTCAACTCAATTGTGCTGGATATCCGGTTTCCACGGGTGATCCTTGCCGCTCTTGTCGGTGCATCACTTGCGATTGCAGGTGCGTCGTTTCAGGGACTGCTGAAAAACCCGCTCGCTGACCCTTATACGCTTGGTGTCTCATCAGGTGCGTCAGTCGGCGCAGTGGCTACCATTTTTCTCGGACTCTCGATTCCGGGACTCGGCAGCTTCACATTACCGGTGATCAGTATTTTAGCGGCCCTTCTGACACTTGTGATTGTGCTGGGCTTTGCCAGAATGGTCGAAAAATCGATGAAAATGGAAACGATTATTCTCACGGGGATCATCTTCAGTTCATTTCTCGGCTCGATTTTATCACTGATGATTGCATTAACAGGAGATGAGCTCAGACAGATCATCAACTGGCTGCTGGGCAGTGTGTCAAT
Coding sequences:
- a CDS encoding ring-cleaving dioxygenase, with translation MKVTGIHHVSAITSAAEKNHKFFTQTLGMRLVKKTVNQDSTSSYHLFYADGVGSPGTDMTYFDIPMAGRTYPGVSSISNTAFRVPTTESLHYWKKRFEELNVRHDDIEKRAGRDTLYFEDEEGSRLMLVADNGEEGVAPGVPWTGADVPEEHAIVGLGPVTLTVRRAAKTIAVLEQVLGFEKVGEYPNRAGAELPAIQVMSVAEGGTGAEVHIEERPDLPPERPGRGSVHHVAFRIPTFEEYEKWDDRIRSFGLMTSGEVDRYYFRSIYFRESNGILFELATDEPGFATDEDMEHLGEELSLPPFLEPKRAQIEASLRPLEIKS
- a CDS encoding ABC transporter substrate-binding protein: MKKWLPVLLAAGVLAACSDSTEQTTEETPADDQQEEATEESAESEASSFPVTVTDANGDEITIEEQPDAIVSMLPSNTEIAYALGLDEEIVGVSDFDNYPEEAMEVEKIGGMEFNVEKIISLQPDVVLAHASNPGGADGLQQIEDAGIPVVVIENAMTFDEVYDTIEMIGQVTGTTEEAEQIIADMQTGFDEIAEKAAGISEEDQKSVLVDVAGPPEMYVAGNNTFIQEMLDLINAENVMADQEGFVPLTEEEVVSRNPDVALLTYGYYVEDAVNQWLTYEGFSQVTAVTEEAVFEVPSDPVTRSGPRLVEGTQALAEAIYPDVFAE
- a CDS encoding FecCD family ABC transporter permease; protein product: MQKRSILMFSRNKVWAGYTVSILLLLTAFTLGVTVGSVRVPVMEMLSIFAGAFSNREALDPMFNSIVLDIRFPRVILAALVGASLAIAGASFQGLLKNPLADPYTLGVSSGASVGAVATIFLGLSIPGLGSFTLPVISILAALLTLVIVLGFARMVEKSMKMETIILTGIIFSSFLGSILSLMIALTGDELRQIINWLLGSVSMRGWEYIRLIAPFFVIGALLLIWNARELNAMAFGEERAQHLGVNVQRRKFVVLASGSLLTGAAVAVSGTIGFVGLVVPHMVRMLTGSDHRHVLPLSILNGASLLILCDLVARTIVAPTELPIGVITALIGAPVFGLILIQKRKERRG